Proteins from one Candidatus Atribacteria bacterium ADurb.Bin276 genomic window:
- the norV_2 gene encoding Anaerobic nitric oxide reductase flavorubredoxin: MPAVELGNKIHWIGVNDHTTDLFEGLWPITQEGVSYNSYLINDQKKVIIDLAKSIKVDEFFKRIAEIVDPSQVNYIILNHMEPDHTGVLRVLRKIAPQARILCSPKAKDMIQAFYGINDQVQVVQDGEEVQLGELTLQFFMTPFVHWPETMMTYEKKNRILFSCDAFGSYGALRGAIFDDECTDLEFYQQQALRYYANIVAKFSAQVLKAIEKLAGIPVEIIAPSHGLIWRKNPSIILDLYKKWAEYAKIPGEPGVTLLYATMYGNTETLMDSVAQGVSQTGSSLEIFDVSRIHTSYILASLWSKSGVIIGAPTYENELFPSMAHVLDIAIRKGVQHKKAAYFGSYGWVGGALRELEKQLALLKWQLTDTLVFQGGPSQEVLVQGKEFGRKFAEMVLSGMNSEENG, from the coding sequence ATGCCGGCTGTGGAGTTAGGAAACAAGATACACTGGATCGGTGTCAATGACCACACCACCGACCTCTTTGAGGGTTTATGGCCGATTACCCAGGAAGGAGTTTCTTATAATTCGTATCTCATCAATGATCAAAAAAAAGTCATAATCGATTTAGCCAAATCAATAAAAGTCGATGAATTTTTTAAGCGAATTGCAGAAATTGTCGATCCTTCTCAAGTTAATTATATCATTCTCAACCATATGGAACCGGACCACACCGGTGTTTTGAGGGTCCTTCGGAAAATTGCTCCCCAAGCAAGAATTCTTTGTTCTCCAAAAGCCAAAGACATGATTCAAGCCTTTTATGGAATTAATGATCAGGTTCAGGTTGTCCAAGATGGAGAAGAGGTGCAATTGGGTGAATTAACCCTCCAATTTTTTATGACACCTTTTGTTCATTGGCCAGAGACCATGATGACCTATGAAAAGAAAAACCGAATATTATTCTCTTGTGATGCTTTTGGCAGTTATGGAGCACTTCGGGGCGCCATATTTGATGATGAATGTACCGACTTAGAATTTTATCAGCAACAAGCCTTGCGGTATTATGCCAATATTGTTGCAAAATTTAGCGCTCAGGTTTTAAAAGCAATTGAAAAATTAGCTGGTATACCGGTAGAAATCATAGCACCTTCTCATGGTTTAATCTGGAGAAAGAATCCATCGATCATCCTCGATCTGTATAAAAAATGGGCGGAATATGCAAAAATACCTGGAGAACCAGGAGTAACCCTTCTTTATGCGACCATGTATGGAAACACCGAAACCTTAATGGATTCTGTTGCCCAAGGTGTATCCCAGACCGGTTCCAGCCTTGAAATATTTGATGTTTCTCGCATTCATACCAGTTATATACTTGCCTCACTCTGGTCAAAAAGCGGGGTTATTATTGGGGCTCCAACTTATGAGAATGAGCTCTTTCCATCGATGGCCCATGTTCTTGATATAGCCATAAGAAAAGGGGTTCAGCATAAAAAAGCCGCCTATTTTGGAAGTTATGGTTGGGTGGGAGGAGCTCTACGAGAACTGGAAAAACAACTGGCTTTGTTAAAATGGCAGTTGACCGATACCTTGGTATTTCAAGGTGGTCCTTCTCAAGAGGTTCTTGTCCAAGGAAAAGAATTCGGAAGAAAATTCGCTGAAATGGTCTTATCGGGAATGAATTCTGAAGAAAATGGTTAA